The genomic region TCGGCGAGCACCTCGTCGACGAACGCGGCCGCGCCGGCGATGCGGACACCGGGGATGACGTCGTCCGGGCCGAACGAGCGCCGGGCCGCGCACTGGGTGCACACGGTGACCCGGCCACCGGCGAGGATGCCGGCGAGGAGGTCCGGCAGCGGCGCGGCATGCGGCAGGTCGAACTCCGCGGCCCGACCGGGCAGCGCGAACCAGGCGGATTCGCCGGTGAGCCAGACCGAGACGTCCGTCCCGGCGGCGACGGCGACGGCCGCCACCGTGAACGCCTGCGAACAGCGCTCCGGCGCGTCCATCCCAGCGGTGACCTTGACGACGAGGGGACGGGTCATCGGCCCAGTCTGCCCCATCGGCGGCCGCCGACGGGTAGCCGCGGAGCCCGCCACCCGACCGCCGGAAGCCGTCGGCCCGGCGCGGGGCTAGGCTGCGGAGCGTGCTGCACTACTTCTTCACCGGGCTCCTGGTGGCGATGTCCGTACTGATCGCCTGGTTCTCCGGCTACGTGGTCTACAAGCTGTACGAGGGGCAGCGCTGAGCGCCCGGGGCCGGTCGGCCGCCGGGCGGCCGCGGTCCGAGACCACGACCGGGACCGGGGGAGCCGGGCCCGCCGATCTGCATCCCAGCCTGCTGCCGCTGGCCTTCCTCGTCGGCACCTGGCGCGGTGAGGGCGTGGGCGGCTACGAGGACATCGAGGGCTTCCACTACGGCCAGGAGATCACCTTCGCCGCCGACGGCCGCCCGGCGCTGGGCTACGTCTCCCACACCTGGTGGGCGGACGAGCCGCGCGACGGCCGGGAGCCCGGTAGCCCACTGGCCACCGAGACCGGCTTCTGGCGCGTCCAGCCCGGCGAGGACGGCGGGTCGGTCGTCGAGGTGACGCTGGCGCATCCGTTCGGCATCGCGGAGATCTACGTCGGCACGGTGACGGGAACCCGCGTCGACCTCGACCACAACGTGCTGATCCGCACGGCGACCGCCCGCGACGTCACCCGCTCGGTGCGGCTCTACGGGATCGTCGAGGGCGGGGACCTGGCCTACGCGATCGACATGGAGGCCGAGGGCAAGCCGTTGCAGTCGCACCTCTCGGCGCGTCTGCACCGCGTCACGGACTGACCGGCCGGCCGGCGACGAGGGCCGACCCGGCGACGAGGGCCGGCCGGCGACCGGTCAGCCGGGCTTCGCGGCGTTGCCGGCGTCGGCGGCGAGCTTGGCCCGCCACGCCTTCTCCCGCTCGATCGCCGCGGCGAACCCGAGGGCGATCGCCGGGTCGAAGTTGTCGTCGGCGTA from Frankia alni ACN14a harbors:
- a CDS encoding DsrE family protein produces the protein MTRPLVVKVTAGMDAPERCSQAFTVAAVAVAAGTDVSVWLTGESAWFALPGRAAEFDLPHAAPLPDLLAGILAGGRVTVCTQCAARRSFGPDDVIPGVRIAGAAAFVDEVLADGVQALVY
- a CDS encoding FABP family protein, whose amino-acid sequence is MSARGRSAAGRPRSETTTGTGGAGPADLHPSLLPLAFLVGTWRGEGVGGYEDIEGFHYGQEITFAADGRPALGYVSHTWWADEPRDGREPGSPLATETGFWRVQPGEDGGSVVEVTLAHPFGIAEIYVGTVTGTRVDLDHNVLIRTATARDVTRSVRLYGIVEGGDLAYAIDMEAEGKPLQSHLSARLHRVTD